From Deferribacter autotrophicus, the proteins below share one genomic window:
- a CDS encoding zinc dependent phospholipase C family protein → MVLVVVLLFLIFPVSVFAWGFETHITIGLKILENTSFSLIKEFPVHFLLGNIFPDFFNLFKELSTFKKQLETHSWNTVSKLFKNAKRDYEKSFVHGYAAHLSADIVAHNYFVPHNILLVSKKKLFSHFLVEYAEESINSNEVYYTLRYLLDHASENGELFLRTFNVDKKYFEKQINLLKRGVTYQRIFGIAKIAEKIKRLRVKKFEDRCAYFGEQAYFVAKNAVEKGFFNLIKYDPSGKRRMIVARLQRDVLKSDIGKKKLREYDRNYLFIETHKPEFK, encoded by the coding sequence ATGGTGTTAGTAGTAGTTTTGCTTTTTTTAATTTTTCCTGTGTCTGTTTTTGCCTGGGGTTTTGAAACGCATATCACTATCGGTTTAAAAATCCTTGAGAATACAAGTTTTAGCTTGATTAAAGAATTTCCGGTTCATTTTTTGCTTGGGAATATATTTCCAGATTTTTTTAATCTTTTTAAAGAGTTATCTACGTTTAAAAAGCAACTTGAGACTCACAGTTGGAATACAGTGTCTAAACTTTTTAAAAATGCAAAAAGAGATTATGAGAAATCTTTTGTCCATGGCTACGCTGCGCATCTTTCTGCTGATATTGTGGCACATAATTATTTTGTTCCTCATAATATTCTGTTAGTAAGTAAAAAGAAATTGTTTTCCCATTTCTTAGTAGAATATGCGGAAGAATCTATTAACAGTAATGAGGTGTATTATACTTTGAGATATCTTCTTGATCATGCTTCTGAAAATGGCGAACTTTTTTTGAGAACTTTTAATGTGGACAAAAAATACTTTGAAAAACAGATAAATCTTTTGAAAAGAGGAGTAACTTATCAAAGAATTTTTGGGATTGCAAAAATTGCTGAAAAGATAAAAAGACTTCGTGTAAAGAAGTTTGAAGATAGGTGCGCTTATTTTGGTGAACAGGCTTATTTTGTAGCAAAGAATGCAGTTGAGAAAGGTTTTTTTAATCTTATAAAATATGATCCAAGTGGCAAGAGAAGGATGATAGTTGCTAGATTACAAAGGGATGTTTTGAAAAGTGATATTGGTAAGAAGAAATTACGAGAATATGATAGGAACTATCTTTTTATAGAAACTCATAAACCTGAATTTAAATAG
- a CDS encoding TRAP transporter small permease subunit: MRKIVKFIDAINEVIGKITSILVFVLLFVVVFEVVRRKVFNSPTMWAFELSYMLYAVMFLMGFGYTLKHKMHIGIDVIYSRLSKKTQGILELITFVIFFLPFTLVAIKSTWTFMLQSWQGLEHSQSPWAPPVYPFKTFMPIAFFFLLLQGISEAIKSFYKIKGEEIE; encoded by the coding sequence ATGAGAAAAATCGTAAAATTTATTGATGCTATTAATGAAGTTATAGGTAAAATAACGAGTATTTTGGTATTCGTGTTACTTTTTGTGGTGGTTTTTGAGGTTGTAAGAAGAAAAGTATTTAACAGCCCTACAATGTGGGCTTTTGAGTTAAGCTATATGCTTTATGCAGTTATGTTTTTAATGGGGTTTGGTTATACTCTAAAGCATAAAATGCATATAGGGATAGATGTTATATACTCAAGATTGAGCAAAAAAACTCAAGGTATCTTAGAATTAATAACCTTTGTTATATTTTTTCTTCCTTTTACATTGGTTGCTATAAAATCAACCTGGACTTTTATGCTGCAATCTTGGCAAGGGTTAGAACATAGCCAATCGCCTTGGGCTCCACCTGTATATCCTTTTAAAACTTTTATGCCAATAGCATTCTTTTTCTTATTGTTACAAGGAATATCAGAAGCAATCAAATCTTTTTACAAAATAAAAGGTGAGGAGATAGAATGA
- a CDS encoding energy-coupling factor transporter transmembrane component T family protein yields the protein MNNLYFGRYLPKNSIIHNFHPLLKFLIGMSLILLIGVSSNIYFLLFNIILLLIISKTAKIQVSSLLKSVRPFIFLLMFTFFIQLFFTSAGDFQFNLNNLQFSIVYTLRFFIIILVSSLLTVTTPPYDFVKIIYFLLRPLKFLKVNVNDIAISSIIALRFIPLLFEESEKIRIAQKIRGEEKSFLKNLMSLDDFLIPLFHRIFYYSEQLSITLMYKRDWEKVLKISKPVKTDILFFLFFECLIFIGVLYV from the coding sequence ATGAATAATCTTTATTTTGGCAGATACCTTCCTAAAAATTCCATAATTCATAATTTTCATCCTCTTTTGAAATTTTTGATTGGTATGAGCTTGATTTTGTTAATAGGGGTATCTAGCAATATTTATTTCCTACTTTTTAATATAATTTTGCTGTTAATTATATCAAAGACGGCAAAAATACAGGTTTCCTCACTACTGAAATCTGTTAGGCCATTTATTTTTTTGCTTATGTTTACTTTTTTTATACAGCTTTTTTTTACAAGTGCCGGTGATTTTCAATTTAATCTAAACAACTTACAGTTTAGCATAGTCTATACATTGAGATTTTTCATAATCATTTTAGTTTCATCTCTTTTGACAGTTACTACTCCGCCTTATGATTTTGTCAAAATTATTTATTTTCTTTTGCGCCCACTAAAGTTTTTGAAGGTAAATGTGAATGATATAGCTATTTCGAGTATTATTGCTTTAAGATTTATTCCTTTACTTTTTGAGGAGAGTGAAAAGATTCGCATTGCCCAAAAAATCAGAGGTGAAGAAAAAAGTTTTTTAAAAAATTTAATGAGTTTGGATGATTTTTTGATTCCTCTGTTTCATAGAATTTTTTATTATTCTGAGCAGTTATCGATCACTTTAATGTATAAACGAGATTGGGAGAAGGTGTTGAAAATATCAAAACCTGTCAAAACAGATATTCTATTTTTTTTGTTTTTTGAATGTTTGATTTTTATTGGGGTACTATATGTTTGA
- a CDS encoding LUD domain-containing protein, whose protein sequence is MVETFIQYSKLVGNKNHVLNEEDFLKIDLKKEYDFIYLPSYSIHKTLEIDKNGIAAAVIEADFGIAETGTAVIDSKNYNLRKATCLAEKLDIVIFKSKILKKLEDISTFLKEKTSEDSYIAFITGASRTADIERVLTIGVHGPCETNIFIINDR, encoded by the coding sequence ATGGTTGAAACATTTATTCAATATTCAAAATTAGTGGGAAATAAAAATCATGTTTTAAATGAAGAAGACTTTTTAAAAATAGATTTAAAAAAAGAATACGATTTTATTTATTTACCTTCATACTCTATACATAAAACCCTAGAGATTGACAAAAACGGTATCGCTGCTGCTGTTATAGAAGCTGATTTTGGAATTGCAGAAACCGGAACTGCTGTAATTGATTCGAAGAATTACAATTTAAGGAAAGCAACTTGTCTTGCTGAAAAGCTGGATATTGTAATCTTCAAGTCAAAGATTTTGAAAAAACTTGAAGATATATCTACATTTCTAAAAGAAAAAACATCTGAAGACAGCTATATCGCATTCATTACAGGCGCCAGTAGAACGGCAGATATCGAACGAGTCCTCACAATCGGCGTACATGGTCCTTGTGAAACTAACATTTTTATAATTAATGACAGATAG
- the ldhH gene encoding L-lactate dehydrogenase (quinone) large subunit LdhH: protein MLKQLIKEKINDKILSENLKTFAESYKISKEKAYQGLNFEKIRTKINNIKDLSYEEIINLYNKFKENALKKGCYVYEAATAEDANNYILEVCKKHNTDIIVKSKSMTSEEIKLNEFLEKNGITPIETDLGEWILQLAGETPSHMVMPAIHKSRKQVAKLFEKVTGNKIDENDIEAMVKIARKQLRDYYFNAKVGITGANVAVAETATIGIVTNEGNARLSTTIPDVHIIILGYEKLVNTFKDALQIIRALPKSATGQIISTYVTWISGSYPAKNDKNKEVHFVFLDNGRLPLFKNKNLKEALKCIRCGSCANVCPVYEIIGGHVFGDTYVGAIGLILTSFYGDEKKANEILKLCIGCKTCSVNCPAGIDLQSLISDINATITPKYGLSLPKKAVYSYVMPNPALFKTITKIGKYLQRPLLKNEKIEKIPFMGKEKNFRALPSIAPKSFTALYKDFYSSKPSKKYKKSVTFYSGCAIEYFYPEMGLTLLKLLDRANIKVNIPEKMVCCGLPAIHAGDGENGKKTIIKNLKYFDEKINEDIITLCPSCGMAIKEEFPKYTINSPQDYKKSEKMANKVKSLSQFLAENRLELKYTAKYKVTYHTPCHQKRGLCFSTENFLQEILKDYFIPLKDSDVCCGFGGSFSFDFAEISSKILENKINNIKNTNAEILLTDCPGCIMQIEGGLIKKGVNVKVMHVSEFLENYTKIIEKK from the coding sequence ATGTTGAAGCAATTAATTAAAGAAAAAATTAATGATAAAATTTTATCCGAAAATTTAAAAACCTTTGCTGAAAGCTATAAAATATCTAAAGAAAAAGCCTACCAGGGTCTAAACTTTGAAAAAATCAGAACGAAAATAAATAATATTAAAGATTTAAGTTATGAGGAAATTATAAATCTTTATAATAAATTTAAAGAAAATGCCTTAAAAAAAGGTTGTTATGTCTATGAAGCAGCCACAGCAGAAGATGCAAACAACTACATTTTGGAAGTCTGCAAAAAACACAATACCGATATCATTGTTAAATCAAAGTCCATGACTTCAGAAGAAATCAAATTAAACGAGTTTCTGGAAAAAAATGGTATTACCCCCATAGAAACGGATCTGGGAGAATGGATTTTACAGCTTGCCGGCGAAACGCCAAGCCATATGGTTATGCCCGCCATACATAAAAGCAGAAAACAGGTGGCAAAACTTTTTGAAAAGGTCACAGGGAATAAGATTGACGAAAATGATATAGAAGCAATGGTAAAAATTGCAAGAAAACAGCTTAGAGACTACTATTTTAATGCCAAAGTAGGAATAACCGGTGCCAATGTGGCCGTAGCAGAAACTGCAACAATAGGAATTGTAACAAACGAAGGTAACGCAAGACTCTCAACTACCATCCCAGATGTTCATATTATTATTCTTGGATATGAAAAACTTGTAAATACATTTAAAGATGCTTTACAGATAATTAGAGCACTGCCAAAGAGTGCCACAGGTCAGATTATAAGTACTTATGTCACATGGATATCAGGAAGTTATCCGGCAAAAAACGATAAAAATAAAGAAGTACATTTCGTTTTCCTTGACAATGGTAGACTCCCTCTATTCAAAAATAAAAATTTAAAAGAAGCTTTAAAATGTATCAGATGTGGAAGCTGTGCCAACGTATGCCCCGTATATGAAATAATTGGCGGACATGTTTTCGGTGATACTTATGTGGGTGCCATAGGATTGATTCTCACATCATTTTATGGAGACGAAAAGAAGGCAAATGAGATTTTAAAGCTATGTATCGGCTGTAAAACCTGTTCTGTAAATTGTCCAGCAGGAATAGATTTACAAAGCCTCATCTCAGATATCAACGCCACAATTACACCAAAATACGGCCTAAGTCTTCCCAAAAAAGCAGTTTATTCATATGTTATGCCAAACCCTGCATTATTCAAAACAATTACAAAGATAGGCAAATATCTTCAAAGGCCTCTCTTAAAAAATGAAAAAATCGAAAAGATCCCTTTTATGGGAAAAGAGAAAAACTTCAGGGCATTACCATCCATAGCACCAAAAAGTTTTACCGCACTTTATAAAGATTTTTACAGCTCAAAACCATCAAAGAAATATAAAAAATCAGTTACTTTCTATTCTGGTTGTGCCATTGAATATTTTTATCCGGAAATGGGACTAACTCTTTTGAAGCTCCTTGATAGAGCAAATATCAAAGTGAACATTCCTGAGAAAATGGTCTGCTGCGGACTTCCTGCCATTCATGCTGGAGATGGGGAAAATGGTAAAAAAACCATCATTAAAAATCTGAAATATTTTGATGAAAAAATTAATGAAGATATAATCACTCTCTGTCCAAGCTGTGGAATGGCAATCAAAGAAGAATTTCCTAAATACACCATTAACTCACCACAAGACTATAAAAAAAGTGAAAAAATGGCTAACAAAGTCAAATCTTTATCTCAATTTCTTGCAGAAAACCGGTTAGAGCTCAAATACACTGCAAAATACAAAGTCACATACCACACCCCTTGCCACCAAAAAAGAGGGTTGTGCTTTTCAACAGAAAACTTTTTACAAGAAATTTTAAAAGATTATTTTATACCACTTAAAGATAGCGATGTATGTTGTGGATTTGGTGGCTCATTCTCCTTTGACTTTGCAGAAATTTCATCAAAAATACTTGAGAATAAAATAAACAATATAAAGAATACTAACGCAGAAATCCTCCTAACAGATTGCCCGGGATGTATAATGCAAATTGAAGGTGGGCTCATCAAGAAAGGGGTTAATGTGAAAGTAATGCATGTCTCCGAGTTTCTTGAAAATTATACGAAAATTATAGAAAAAAAATAA
- the nusG gene encoding transcription termination/antitermination protein NusG, with protein MQKRWRCIYCKPKSAKIAKFHLERAGYEVFHPLFKEKKRVAGKLNEVTSELFPNYLFVRFELEDYRLVKYTRGVSKVIMGENGEPAEVPEEIILSIKNQMKDGFVVLEKSFEKGEKVYITDGPFKGFEAIFLEEIKPKDRVLILLKTISGELKVEIDESYLQAKK; from the coding sequence ATGCAAAAGAGGTGGCGCTGTATTTATTGTAAACCGAAATCCGCGAAAATAGCAAAATTCCATTTAGAAAGAGCTGGATATGAAGTATTTCATCCTCTATTCAAAGAGAAAAAAAGAGTTGCTGGGAAATTAAATGAAGTAACAAGTGAACTTTTTCCTAACTATCTTTTTGTTAGATTTGAACTTGAAGATTATAGACTGGTTAAATACACAAGAGGGGTAAGTAAGGTAATTATGGGGGAGAATGGGGAGCCTGCTGAAGTGCCTGAAGAGATCATACTGTCTATTAAGAACCAGATGAAAGATGGTTTTGTGGTGTTGGAAAAAAGCTTCGAAAAAGGGGAAAAGGTTTATATTACCGATGGTCCATTTAAAGGTTTTGAAGCCATTTTCCTAGAAGAGATAAAACCGAAAGACAGGGTACTCATTTTATTGAAGACCATTAGCGGTGAGCTAAAAGTTGAAATTGATGAATCTTATTTACAAGCAAAAAAATAA
- a CDS encoding IS110 family transposase encodes MKNDKFAFFIGVDVSKDKFNCAIINNKLELLKEAEFQMDIDGFNSFYDLIKKYDSSIIALESTGSYHINLLASLVSKKKDVCLINPALIKKFAQSVTLRKTKTDKIDAVIIAKFIAKNIEHFNYFALPESNDIIALARMREHITQQIARVKTQLKQHLTVVFPELVANANVFTQSILHILKHMPTAEIIRNANEDDIQKILDELKFAHKSNITPQKLISLAKSSIGISSDIWATVIKEDVEMLIFLNSRLDNITKEFIDKIKSSKKDDMEIITSIKGINDITAAHFLAEIKDINRFANKGKLAAYAGIDPAIKQSGSMYSNGRISKKGSRSLRRILYLMASGVMKFNEYFRAYYLKKKEEGMPHRKAMIALCNKLVRVLYAMLTKKEVFHMPKLS; translated from the coding sequence ATGAAAAATGACAAATTTGCTTTCTTTATAGGTGTTGATGTTTCCAAAGATAAGTTTAATTGCGCTATTATTAACAATAAGCTTGAACTTCTCAAAGAAGCTGAATTTCAAATGGACATTGATGGTTTTAACAGCTTCTATGACTTGATTAAAAAGTATGACTCCTCTATCATTGCTCTTGAATCTACTGGCAGCTATCACATTAACCTCTTAGCATCCCTTGTATCCAAAAAGAAAGATGTCTGTCTTATTAATCCAGCTCTCATCAAAAAATTTGCCCAATCCGTTACTCTCAGAAAAACCAAAACCGATAAAATTGATGCTGTTATCATTGCTAAATTTATAGCTAAGAATATTGAACATTTCAATTATTTTGCTCTTCCTGAGTCCAATGATATTATCGCACTTGCCAGGATGAGAGAACATATTACTCAGCAGATTGCAAGAGTTAAGACTCAGCTTAAACAGCATCTTACTGTAGTATTTCCTGAACTTGTGGCAAATGCCAATGTATTTACTCAATCCATTTTGCATATCCTTAAACATATGCCTACAGCTGAAATCATCAGGAATGCTAATGAAGATGATATTCAAAAGATTCTTGATGAATTGAAGTTTGCACATAAGTCAAATATTACCCCTCAGAAGCTCATATCCCTTGCTAAATCCTCCATTGGTATTTCCTCTGATATCTGGGCTACTGTCATCAAAGAAGATGTTGAAATGCTCATATTTCTTAATAGCCGACTTGATAATATTACGAAGGAATTTATTGATAAAATAAAATCTTCCAAAAAAGATGATATGGAGATTATTACTTCTATCAAAGGAATTAATGATATTACCGCTGCCCATTTTCTTGCAGAAATTAAAGATATAAACAGATTTGCCAACAAAGGTAAACTTGCTGCCTATGCCGGGATAGATCCTGCTATTAAACAATCCGGAAGTATGTATAGTAACGGCAGAATAAGTAAAAAAGGATCCCGGTCCCTTAGGCGTATTCTTTATCTTATGGCAAGTGGTGTTATGAAGTTTAATGAGTATTTTAGAGCGTATTATTTGAAAAAGAAGGAGGAAGGTATGCCTCATAGAAAAGCTATGATTGCATTGTGTAACAAACTTGTGCGTGTACTTTATGCCATGCTTACAAAAAAAGAGGTTTTTCATATGCCTAAATTATCTTAA
- a CDS encoding DUF1634 domain-containing protein: MKILREKVAKIYGLGVKISIFLMVVGLVIFVLKGERFDLYNQFAGIKEIFFGILNLKAISFFLLAILVIIFTPILAGFYMLIDFLKKNDYKSAFMCLIIFLVFGIYIFIS; this comes from the coding sequence TTGAAGATTTTAAGAGAAAAGGTTGCAAAAATTTATGGGCTCGGCGTTAAAATTTCGATTTTTTTAATGGTTGTTGGCTTAGTTATTTTTGTTTTAAAAGGAGAAAGATTTGATCTTTATAATCAATTTGCTGGGATAAAGGAAATATTTTTTGGTATTTTAAATTTGAAAGCCATTTCATTTTTTTTATTAGCTATTCTAGTAATAATTTTTACCCCGATTTTAGCTGGTTTTTATATGTTAATTGATTTTTTAAAAAAGAATGATTATAAAAGTGCCTTTATGTGTTTGATAATATTTTTGGTATTTGGAATTTATATTTTTATAAGTTGA
- a CDS encoding DUF1786 family protein: MQVLAIDIGLGTSDLLLYDSKEKNPENYLKLILPSPTKYFSRQVSSLKGDIFVGGYTVGGGLINKALKRHLKGNKVFISKEASKTISDDISEVKADGFLVVEDVLHPDIFLKEVDKEVLYFIESRCQCNIDKVLIAAQDHGFRKGVSDREVRIEFLKSFLKNGLKSAKFEAEDIIPENFTRWNSLKKQFNDFDIKNFAISDTSVVAALGAAFCAKKFPVITVDVGNGHTFAAIVDENYNVSAFLEHHTSKLTTEKLISFLKKMVDYNLSHNEIFDDKGHGAHTFFKIENISYDKIDIFVTGPRREELFCENDRVKFANPFGDVMITGCVGLLMQQSLV; encoded by the coding sequence ATGCAAGTTTTAGCAATTGATATAGGTTTAGGTACATCAGATCTTTTATTGTACGATAGTAAAGAAAAAAATCCTGAGAATTATTTAAAACTTATTTTACCATCACCTACGAAATATTTTTCCAGGCAAGTTTCAAGTTTAAAAGGTGATATCTTTGTTGGTGGATACACTGTGGGTGGTGGTTTAATAAACAAAGCATTGAAGAGGCATTTGAAAGGCAACAAAGTATTTATTTCCAAAGAGGCCTCTAAAACGATCAGTGATGATATTAGTGAAGTAAAAGCTGATGGTTTTTTGGTGGTGGAGGATGTATTACATCCTGATATCTTTCTAAAAGAGGTGGATAAAGAAGTTTTGTATTTTATTGAAAGTAGGTGTCAATGTAATATTGACAAAGTGTTGATTGCTGCGCAGGATCACGGGTTTCGCAAAGGGGTGTCTGATAGGGAAGTACGTATCGAATTTCTGAAAAGTTTTTTAAAAAACGGATTGAAAAGTGCTAAGTTTGAGGCTGAAGATATAATTCCTGAAAATTTTACAAGGTGGAATTCCTTAAAAAAACAGTTTAATGATTTTGATATTAAAAATTTTGCCATTTCAGATACTTCCGTTGTGGCTGCTCTTGGAGCCGCTTTTTGTGCGAAGAAATTTCCAGTAATAACTGTGGATGTGGGAAACGGACATACTTTTGCAGCTATTGTGGATGAGAATTATAATGTTTCTGCATTTTTGGAGCATCATACATCGAAATTGACGACAGAAAAATTGATAAGTTTTTTGAAAAAGATGGTTGATTATAACTTGTCACATAATGAAATTTTTGATGATAAAGGGCATGGTGCACATACGTTTTTCAAAATTGAAAACATATCTTATGATAAAATAGATATTTTTGTAACAGGTCCAAGGAGAGAAGAGCTGTTTTGCGAAAATGATAGAGTAAAGTTTGCAAACCCTTTTGGTGATGTAATGATTACAGGTTGTGTAGGATTACTTATGCAACAGTCATTGGTATGA
- a CDS encoding sulfite exporter TauE/SafE family protein, with translation MFFLLLFVSGFVVGLLSAFLGIGGGSIIVPVLTLLFHIPIHVAIATSLISVIFASSNASATYIRKGLTNLRLGLFLEIITTIFAIIGGIISVSVSEKYLFISFGSVLLITAYFYIRNIKRGDQEKLLNLRPDSKSFFSGKYYDERLNKEIHYVPINLFLTSTVSGIAGLLSGMLGIGGGVFKVPAMNLISKIPIKAATTTSNFMMTLTAAAASIVYLKTNLINPVIASFVVMGVFLGSNIGIRFFPKLKDSRIKILFTAFLIVIAFQMFYRGIR, from the coding sequence ATGTTCTTCTTATTGCTATTTGTAAGCGGCTTTGTGGTAGGGCTTTTGAGCGCTTTTTTGGGTATTGGGGGTGGCTCTATCATTGTGCCCGTTTTAACATTACTTTTTCACATTCCCATCCATGTAGCTATTGCAACAAGCCTAATCTCTGTAATATTTGCAAGTAGCAATGCTTCGGCAACCTATATTAGAAAAGGGTTGACTAATTTAAGATTAGGATTGTTTCTGGAGATAATTACCACAATTTTTGCCATTATAGGTGGTATTATTTCAGTTTCAGTTAGTGAAAAATATCTGTTTATTTCCTTTGGTTCTGTTCTTTTAATAACGGCTTATTTTTATATAAGGAATATTAAAAGGGGAGATCAAGAGAAATTGCTTAATTTACGTCCAGATTCAAAAAGTTTCTTCTCGGGAAAATATTATGATGAAAGATTAAATAAAGAAATTCATTATGTACCCATCAATTTATTTTTGACTTCTACGGTTTCGGGGATTGCCGGTTTACTATCTGGGATGCTTGGGATAGGGGGAGGCGTATTCAAAGTACCAGCTATGAATCTCATTTCTAAAATACCTATTAAGGCAGCCACAACGACCAGCAATTTTATGATGACTCTCACAGCGGCTGCAGCATCTATTGTGTATTTAAAAACAAATCTTATTAATCCTGTCATTGCTTCTTTTGTGGTGATGGGGGTGTTTTTAGGTTCGAATATTGGAATCAGGTTTTTCCCGAAATTAAAAGATAGTAGAATAAAAATTCTTTTTACAGCTTTTTTAATTGTTATTGCATTTCAGATGTTTTATAGGGGGATTCGTTGA
- the truA gene encoding tRNA pseudouridine(38-40) synthase TruA → MKVKKKCVVEYDGTNFYGWQRQKNVRTVQKVIEDALSKIYKAEIKIVGSGRTDTGVHALGQVFHFTASRYLENRSVLMGLNSILPDDVVIKKVDDVDNNFHAQKSAKSKTYLYKIYNHPVRSAIYRNRAWWIREEIRLEKFEELLNCFVGEKDFSAMCLKRSVPENPVRKINFVNISKEDTFINIEINANGFLHNMVRNIVGTVVDIYFNNGCVDDIEKILESRDREQAGRTAPAHGLYLKEVFY, encoded by the coding sequence GTGAAAGTTAAGAAGAAATGTGTTGTGGAATATGATGGAACCAATTTTTATGGATGGCAAAGGCAGAAAAACGTAAGAACAGTGCAAAAGGTCATAGAAGATGCATTATCAAAAATTTATAAAGCTGAGATAAAAATAGTGGGGTCAGGTAGAACAGATACAGGTGTTCATGCATTGGGGCAAGTATTTCATTTTACAGCATCAAGATATCTTGAAAACAGATCTGTTTTGATGGGATTAAACAGTATATTACCGGATGATGTGGTTATTAAAAAAGTGGATGATGTGGACAACAATTTTCATGCTCAAAAGTCAGCAAAAAGTAAAACCTATCTATACAAAATTTATAATCATCCGGTACGCTCGGCTATTTACAGAAATAGGGCCTGGTGGATTAGAGAAGAAATTAGATTAGAAAAATTTGAGGAATTGTTAAACTGTTTTGTTGGAGAAAAGGATTTTAGTGCGATGTGCCTTAAAAGAAGTGTGCCTGAAAATCCAGTAAGGAAAATTAATTTTGTTAATATTTCTAAAGAAGATACCTTTATTAATATTGAGATAAATGCCAATGGTTTTTTACATAACATGGTAAGAAATATTGTAGGAACTGTAGTGGATATTTATTTTAATAATGGTTGTGTTGATGATATTGAAAAAATACTTGAAAGCCGTGATAGAGAACAGGCAGGTAGGACTGCTCCTGCCCATGGGCTTTATTTGAAAGAAGTTTTTTATTAA
- a CDS encoding TRAP transporter substrate-binding protein, whose amino-acid sequence MKRFLKTLLIALFVIFMFNQVYAKTYRWKLITTWPTGIPWHETVLHFAKTVEELSNGELKIKVFPAGSIVPAFQVFDAVRNGVAEMGHDWPGYWKGKDQAFVAFASVPFGMNNIEYSIWLMAGDGMKLAKELYGKYGLVPLLGGNSGQEMGFFTKKPITEVSQLKGMKVRTVGWAADILKNMGVSVTPLPGGEIYLAFERGVLDSAEFSTPFITYPMGFQEIAKNVMVPGWHQTAVQLMFEVNKRAYDKLPDHLKKVLEVASRETQLWDLARSEYNNAKAIEKYLKEGVKFNKLSDESLNELRKTTKAYLDNLRKQSPFLDKVLKSQEDFIAEYSKWKDLRSGVSAYPYQEYINGKHYE is encoded by the coding sequence ATGAAACGTTTTTTGAAAACCTTGCTTATTGCGCTGTTTGTAATTTTTATGTTTAATCAGGTTTATGCAAAAACTTACCGCTGGAAACTTATAACTACTTGGCCTACCGGGATTCCTTGGCATGAAACAGTTTTGCATTTTGCAAAAACTGTTGAGGAACTGTCTAATGGTGAGTTGAAAATTAAAGTTTTTCCTGCTGGTTCAATTGTTCCTGCGTTTCAGGTTTTCGATGCAGTAAGGAATGGTGTTGCTGAAATGGGGCATGATTGGCCAGGTTATTGGAAGGGGAAAGATCAGGCTTTTGTTGCATTTGCTTCTGTTCCTTTCGGAATGAACAATATTGAGTATTCCATTTGGCTTATGGCTGGAGATGGAATGAAGCTTGCAAAAGAGCTTTATGGGAAATACGGACTTGTACCACTTTTGGGAGGAAATTCCGGACAAGAGATGGGCTTTTTTACTAAAAAGCCTATTACTGAAGTGTCTCAACTAAAAGGTATGAAAGTAAGAACAGTGGGTTGGGCTGCTGATATTCTTAAAAATATGGGTGTATCAGTTACACCGCTTCCTGGTGGTGAAATATATCTTGCTTTTGAGAGAGGCGTGTTGGATTCTGCAGAATTTTCTACTCCATTTATTACTTATCCTATGGGTTTTCAAGAGATTGCAAAGAATGTTATGGTACCTGGATGGCACCAAACTGCAGTTCAGTTGATGTTTGAAGTAAACAAACGCGCTTATGATAAACTTCCAGATCATCTCAAAAAGGTTCTTGAGGTTGCTTCAAGAGAGACTCAACTTTGGGATTTGGCAAGAAGTGAATATAATAATGCAAAGGCAATAGAAAAATATTTGAAAGAAGGGGTAAAATTTAATAAACTTTCAGACGAGTCTTTAAATGAATTAAGAAAAACTACAAAGGCTTATTTGGATAATCTTAGAAAGCAAAGTCCGTTTCTTGATAAAGTTCTTAAATCTCAAGAAGATTTCATCGCTGAATACTCAAAATGGAAAGATTTACGCAGCGGTGTTTCTGCTTATCCATATCAAGAATACATTAATGGTAAACATTACGAGTAG